One genomic region from Pyrinomonadaceae bacterium encodes:
- a CDS encoding ABC transporter ATP-binding protein, translated as MLKAENISKEYPSPKGTLRILSGISLSLSRGEAASIMGPSGSGKSTLLYILGTLEPASSGVVTLAGEDPFQLGPRELAVFRNQHIGFVFQDHCLLPQCSVIENVLTPTLVSANSDGAHERALNLIKQVGLQDRTEHRPAELSGGEKQRVALARALIMKPQLLLCDEPTGNLDQKSADAVASLLVELQKSQEAILIVVTHNPELAARFPRQYQLRDQQLHEA; from the coding sequence ATGCTGAAAGCCGAAAACATCTCGAAGGAATACCCTTCTCCAAAGGGGACGCTACGGATTCTCTCCGGCATTTCGCTCTCACTTTCACGTGGCGAAGCCGCCTCGATCATGGGCCCTTCCGGCAGCGGCAAAAGCACGCTGCTTTACATCCTGGGCACGCTCGAACCAGCGAGCAGCGGGGTTGTTACCCTGGCTGGTGAAGATCCGTTTCAACTCGGGCCGCGCGAGCTTGCCGTCTTCAGAAACCAACACATTGGCTTCGTCTTTCAGGATCACTGTCTCCTCCCGCAGTGTTCTGTGATTGAGAATGTGCTCACGCCCACGCTTGTTTCCGCGAATAGCGATGGTGCCCACGAACGCGCCCTCAATTTGATCAAGCAAGTAGGCCTTCAGGATCGAACGGAACATCGTCCGGCGGAACTCTCAGGCGGAGAAAAGCAGCGAGTTGCGCTGGCGCGCGCTTTGATCATGAAGCCGCAACTGCTCTTGTGTGACGAGCCCACCGGAAACCTCGATCAAAAATCAGCAGACGCAGTCGCTTCTCTGCTGGTTGAATTGCAGAAGAGCCAGGAAGCGATTCTGATCGTAGTCACACACAACCCGGAACTGGCCGCTCGCTTTCCCCGCCAATATCAATTGCGAGATCAGCAGCTCCACGAGGCTTAA
- a CDS encoding ABC transporter permease, producing the protein MRTSDLIKRSVKHYWRTNVPVVFGVATAVAVLAGALLVGDSVRASLRDLFLQRLGQTDHVIVAPGFFRTQLAEDIRPELAAHGFSNSCPLIELDGTAGSDSGARAGGVRVYGIDARFWQFHGRDQRPPENREALISDSLSRELNLQPGNSLLIRIQKPSDVPLESLFGRKDEAGVTLRLTIREALSPAQLGEFSTSPQQSSVRAVFVPLQLLQQELDHPNRANTIIVSGSNDSSEGASAEKTKALASLLKGKAQLEDYNIKLRVLDEPQSLSVEGDTGMISEALAKKVSETSSYWPYLSYLVNSMRLENGRAIPYSIVTSVSGEMFEMIQHHDGGHLRGCDDSFTDLPPLILNTWAANDLGAKLKDRITLDYYVWLEQGQLATRSSEFRVACIIPMEGIAADRHLVPDYPGITESEHVSDWDPPFPVDLSRIRPQDEEYWKTHRTTPKAFIPLGVGQKLWQSRFGNLTSLRIPAKHGQDFAGMRAAFEQNLRNKLDPAEMGLAVLPVRAEGLAASRGATDFGEYFLYFSFFLVASALLLASLFFKFGIEQRLREIGTLQAIGFPRSKIRNLFLAEGLVLSLVGSLLGLLGAVAYGYLILLGLRTWWVDAVGTTQLRLHVSPMSLLVGGIGGVLAALICIAWTLRRLGKASSRSLFSGVVPTTPRLRLFPSASWRLWLSIALTVFALLILVAATFKLVSQTLGFFGSGTLLLAALLYFVSGWLRRPRRKTIRGRGWPAVWRLGFRNAVHRPSRSVMCIALIAMSAFIVVTVEAFRKGDQSLSRDKKSGTGGFALMAESLLPLVHDPNTAAGQEALNIEDFATGSAFSGGSFTRFRLRPGDDASCLNLYQPRNPRILGATAEFIQSNRFTFQNSLATSADETGNPWLLLNRQLEPGVVPVIADANSMTYVLHLRVGDEFVLNRNEGPVRLRLVGALSDSIFQSELVMSEENFVKLFPAAPGYRYFLIDTEGDLSPIAVALEDRLSDYGFDVSNTGERLANFHRVENTYLSTFQMLGGLGLALGTLGMAAVLLRNVLERRKELALLRALGYNSSHFTMMVIAENAFLLVVGLATGTVCALVAIAPVLFDRGGRLPNISLGVLMVAVLICGLAASLVATWVALRSPLLPALKAE; encoded by the coding sequence ATGCGCACCTCCGATCTCATCAAGCGAAGCGTGAAGCATTACTGGCGCACGAACGTCCCGGTCGTGTTCGGGGTCGCGACGGCGGTGGCGGTGCTGGCCGGTGCATTACTGGTCGGCGATTCTGTGCGGGCCAGCCTGCGCGATCTTTTCCTCCAGCGCTTGGGACAAACCGACCATGTGATCGTGGCGCCCGGCTTTTTTCGCACGCAGCTCGCTGAAGATATTCGGCCTGAACTCGCCGCGCACGGCTTCTCGAACAGTTGTCCGCTGATCGAGTTGGATGGCACGGCCGGCAGTGATAGCGGCGCGCGCGCCGGCGGCGTACGTGTTTACGGTATTGACGCGAGATTCTGGCAGTTTCATGGCCGTGATCAACGACCGCCGGAAAATCGCGAAGCGTTGATTAGTGACAGTTTGTCTCGTGAACTCAACCTTCAACCCGGCAACTCGCTTCTGATCCGGATCCAGAAGCCTTCCGACGTTCCACTTGAGTCTTTGTTTGGACGGAAAGATGAGGCCGGCGTCACTTTGCGGCTGACGATTCGAGAGGCTCTTTCACCGGCCCAGTTGGGCGAGTTCAGCACGAGTCCCCAGCAAAGCAGTGTGCGCGCAGTTTTCGTCCCGCTGCAGCTTCTGCAACAAGAGTTGGATCACCCGAACCGAGCGAACACGATCATCGTCTCCGGTTCAAACGATTCGAGTGAAGGTGCAAGTGCGGAAAAGACAAAGGCGCTTGCGAGCTTACTTAAAGGCAAGGCTCAACTCGAAGACTACAACATCAAGCTGCGAGTACTGGATGAACCGCAAAGCCTGTCAGTTGAGGGCGACACGGGAATGATTTCAGAAGCGCTGGCCAAAAAAGTGAGTGAGACATCAAGTTACTGGCCGTATTTGTCCTACCTCGTCAACAGCATGCGGCTGGAAAATGGCCGCGCCATTCCTTACTCGATCGTCACCAGTGTGTCCGGCGAGATGTTTGAAATGATTCAGCACCACGATGGAGGGCATCTGCGGGGCTGTGACGATAGCTTTACCGATCTGCCGCCACTGATTCTCAATACATGGGCGGCAAATGATCTCGGAGCGAAGCTCAAGGATCGCATCACGCTCGACTACTACGTGTGGCTGGAGCAGGGCCAACTCGCGACCCGTTCGTCTGAGTTTCGGGTGGCGTGCATCATCCCGATGGAAGGGATCGCCGCCGATCGCCACCTCGTCCCCGATTATCCGGGGATCACTGAATCGGAGCACGTGAGCGATTGGGATCCGCCATTTCCGGTGGACCTGAGTCGCATTCGGCCCCAGGACGAGGAGTACTGGAAAACGCATCGCACGACGCCCAAGGCCTTTATCCCGCTCGGCGTCGGCCAAAAACTTTGGCAATCACGCTTCGGAAACCTGACGTCGCTGCGCATTCCTGCCAAGCACGGGCAGGATTTTGCGGGGATGCGTGCCGCGTTCGAGCAAAACCTGCGCAACAAACTAGACCCGGCAGAAATGGGTCTCGCGGTTCTGCCCGTGCGCGCTGAAGGATTGGCGGCATCGCGAGGCGCGACCGACTTTGGGGAGTATTTTCTCTACTTCAGTTTCTTTCTCGTCGCCTCTGCCCTGCTGCTCGCATCACTCTTTTTCAAGTTCGGTATCGAACAACGCTTGCGTGAAATCGGCACACTGCAAGCGATCGGCTTTCCTCGTTCGAAAATTCGAAATCTCTTTCTGGCTGAAGGGCTGGTCTTATCTCTGGTTGGAAGTTTGCTCGGTTTGCTCGGGGCGGTGGCGTACGGTTATCTGATTCTGCTCGGTCTGCGCACCTGGTGGGTAGACGCGGTGGGAACCACACAGCTGCGTCTTCACGTCTCGCCAATGTCTCTTCTGGTTGGCGGAATTGGCGGTGTGCTCGCGGCCTTGATCTGCATCGCATGGACTTTGCGACGTTTGGGAAAAGCGTCCTCACGATCTCTTTTTTCTGGTGTTGTCCCCACGACTCCGCGACTCCGCCTGTTCCCATCAGCGAGTTGGCGCCTCTGGTTATCAATTGCCCTCACCGTATTTGCGCTTCTGATTCTGGTTGCCGCAACTTTTAAATTAGTTAGCCAAACCCTGGGTTTCTTCGGCAGCGGCACGCTGCTTCTCGCGGCATTACTATATTTCGTATCGGGCTGGTTGAGACGGCCGCGGCGCAAGACAATTCGCGGGAGGGGTTGGCCCGCAGTCTGGCGGCTGGGATTCAGAAACGCCGTGCATCGACCGTCGCGCAGCGTAATGTGCATTGCTCTGATCGCGATGTCCGCTTTCATCGTCGTTACTGTCGAAGCATTTAGAAAAGGTGACCAAAGCCTTAGTCGAGACAAGAAATCCGGTACCGGCGGATTCGCGCTAATGGCTGAGTCGCTTTTGCCCCTCGTACATGATCCAAACACCGCTGCCGGACAAGAAGCATTGAACATCGAAGACTTCGCGACAGGCTCAGCTTTTTCCGGCGGTTCTTTCACGCGATTCCGTCTGCGGCCCGGCGATGACGCAAGTTGTCTCAATCTGTACCAGCCGCGTAATCCGCGCATCCTCGGCGCAACGGCGGAATTTATTCAGAGCAACCGCTTCACTTTTCAGAACTCGCTGGCTACTTCCGCGGACGAGACCGGCAATCCCTGGCTCTTGTTGAACCGGCAATTGGAACCCGGTGTAGTGCCCGTCATCGCCGACGCTAACTCAATGACCTACGTACTTCATTTGAGGGTTGGCGACGAGTTTGTTTTGAATCGCAACGAAGGACCGGTTCGTTTGCGCCTGGTCGGCGCATTGTCCGACAGCATCTTTCAAAGCGAGCTAGTGATGTCGGAAGAGAATTTCGTAAAACTTTTCCCCGCCGCGCCCGGCTACCGCTACTTCTTGATTGACACTGAGGGCGATCTCTCGCCAATCGCGGTCGCGCTGGAAGATCGACTTTCGGATTACGGCTTCGACGTTTCAAATACCGGTGAACGGCTCGCCAATTTTCATCGCGTCGAGAATACTTATCTTTCAACCTTCCAGATGTTGGGGGGCCTGGGTCTGGCGCTCGGCACTCTGGGAATGGCTGCTGTGCTGTTGCGTAACGTCCTCGAGCGGCGAAAAGAGCTGGCCCTGTTGCGCGCCTTGGGATATAACTCGTCGCACTTCACCATGATGGTGATTGCTGAGAATGCTTTCTTGCTCGTAGTCGGCTTGGCCACCGGCACGGTCTGCGCGCTGGTTGCGATTGCGCCGGTCCTTTTTGACCGCGGCGGCCGGTTGCCTAACATTTCTCTGGGCGTCCTGATGGTCGCGGTATTAATATGCGGGCTTGCGGCATCATTGGTGGCGACCTGGGTGGCGCTGAGATCGCCGCTGTTACCTGCGTTGAAAGCGGAATAG
- a CDS encoding PQQ-binding-like beta-propeller repeat protein, translated as MKRQFFFAIAIVLLSITFASAENWPQWRGPLLNGISTEKNLPLKWTVEENVAWKLAMPEWSGSTPIIWRDRIFLNVAERDELYLWCVDRTKGTMLWKKLLGSGNVKMRKQNMSSPSPVTDGKNVWVMTGTGILKSFDFTGKEAWTRDIQKDYGEFGLNWGYASSPLLFEDALYVQVLHGMKTDDPSYVMRIDKKSGKTLWKVDRPTEAIRESPDSYTTPALLRYGKTTEVVITGGDVVTGHDPATGKELWRANGLNPENAPMYRIVASPIVFNDLIYAPTRVKPLLVFKAGGRGDITTSHLVWSTNNGPDVPTPVTDGKYFYIVNDRGIMWCLDAKTGAEIYGQQRLKPGTYSGSPVLADDKIYVTNEEGLTTVVKAGPKFEILAENPLNDYCLSSPAISDGQIFIRTATNLYAIGKK; from the coding sequence ATGAAACGCCAATTTTTTTTCGCAATCGCTATCGTCCTGCTCTCGATTACATTTGCAAGCGCCGAAAACTGGCCGCAATGGCGCGGGCCCTTGCTCAACGGCATCAGCACCGAGAAGAACCTGCCGCTCAAGTGGACGGTCGAGGAAAACGTCGCCTGGAAACTCGCCATGCCCGAATGGAGCGGCTCAACTCCAATCATCTGGCGCGACCGGATTTTTCTTAACGTGGCCGAAAGGGACGAACTGTATCTCTGGTGCGTGGATCGCACGAAAGGCACGATGCTCTGGAAAAAGTTGCTGGGTAGCGGCAACGTGAAGATGCGCAAGCAAAACATGTCTTCGCCCTCCCCCGTAACTGATGGCAAGAACGTCTGGGTCATGACCGGAACCGGCATCCTTAAAAGTTTTGATTTCACCGGCAAGGAGGCGTGGACCCGCGACATTCAAAAAGACTACGGCGAGTTCGGTCTGAACTGGGGCTATGCGTCGTCGCCGCTGCTTTTCGAAGACGCGCTTTACGTGCAAGTACTGCACGGAATGAAGACCGACGACCCTTCGTACGTGATGCGAATTGACAAGAAAAGCGGCAAGACGCTTTGGAAAGTCGATCGGCCAACGGAGGCCATCCGCGAGTCGCCGGATTCCTACACGACGCCGGCCTTGCTTCGTTACGGAAAGACGACTGAGGTCGTGATCACCGGCGGAGATGTTGTAACCGGTCACGATCCGGCAACGGGCAAGGAACTCTGGCGCGCGAACGGCCTTAATCCTGAAAATGCTCCGATGTATCGCATTGTGGCCTCACCGATAGTTTTCAACGATTTGATTTATGCGCCGACGCGCGTGAAGCCGTTATTGGTGTTCAAGGCCGGCGGACGCGGCGACATCACCACTTCGCATCTGGTGTGGTCAACCAACAATGGCCCGGACGTGCCGACGCCGGTGACCGATGGAAAATATTTCTACATCGTGAATGACCGCGGCATCATGTGGTGTCTCGACGCAAAGACCGGTGCGGAGATTTACGGTCAGCAACGCCTTAAGCCGGGCACGTACAGCGGCTCGCCCGTGCTGGCCGACGACAAGATCTACGTGACGAATGAAGAAGGACTGACGACAGTCGTCAAGGCCGGACCAAAATTCGAAATTCTGGCTGAGAATCCTTTGAATGATTATTGTCTGAGTTCGCCGGCGATTTCCGACGGGCAGATTTTCATCCGCACCGCGACGAATCTCTACGCAATTGGGAAGAAGTAG